The Flavobacterium commune genome contains the following window.
TTGAAAATCATTTCCTGACAAACCTCAACGACAGAGAACAAAAGAAAATCGACCGTCGTTATGCGAATCTAAACCCCTGGGACGGACACATGACTACTTTTGAAATTTCGAAAGAATCCAATTTGGCAGGGAAAACGCTTCGTGAAATAAAAATGAGAGAATTAGTAGGCGTTAATATTGCCTACATTAAACGAGGGGAAATTATTATTCAAATTCCAAACAAAAATGAACGTTTGTTTCCCGGGGATGAAATTTGTGTAATTGGTACCGACGCTCAAACAAAAGAATTTTCTAAATTTCTAACCCAGCACGAAGTTGAAGTTGCTAATACTATCACCGACGAAATTATTTTACGTCAGATAGAATTGACTAATGAAGAATTTATAGGACTTAGCGTAGGACAATCTAAACTAAGAGAGCGCACTCACGGTTTATTAGTAGGTGTAGAACGAAAAGGGCAACGCATGCTTAATCCCGAATCGAACATTGTTCTGGAAAAAAATGATTTGTTATGGCTGGTGGGCGATAAAAAACTAATGGCTGAAATTTTCAAAGAATAATTCTTTTTGATCATAAATTTAAAATACCTGAACGATTTTTTGTTCAGGTATTTTTTTTTGTTTTTATTCTAAAAATAAAGTCTTTAGATGTCCTATTTGAATTGAAATTTGAGTAAATTTATAGTAACAAGATAAACACAACATCAAGTTTCTTCTTGCTGTTTCCTGTCGGAAATTCTATAAGAGCACTAACGGAATAGTAATTCTTAAAAACAATTCAACATGGCATTTATAGACTATTACAAAGTATTAGAAATTGACAAAAAAGCAACGGATGCTGAAATAAAAAAAGCCTACCGAAAATTAGCTCGAAAGTACCATCCTGATATTAACCCGAATGATAAAGAGGCTGAAAAAAAATTCAAAGAAATCAATGAGGCTAATGAAGTGTTAGGAAATACCGAAAAAAGAAAAAAATACGATGCTTATGGCGAAAACTGGAAACACGCCGCCGAATACGAAAAAGCCAACCAAGATCAAAGATATTATAATCAAAGTCAGCCTCATGAAGATTTTAATTCATACGGCAGAGATGGTGATGATTATTCTGATTTCTTCGAATCTTTATTTGGAAATAGCAGCAGAAGTCGCCATAGAAAACAACAATACAAAGGCACCGATTTTAGCACCGAACTGAGTTTGGATTTAAAAGAAGTTTATACCACACACAAACGCACAATTAACATCAACGGTCAAAACATTCGTTTTACTATTCCCGCAGGAGTTGAAAATGGTCAAACTATTAAAATAACCGGACATGGTGGAGACGGCATCGGCGGAGGCCCTAAAGGCGATTTGTACATTACTTTCTCCATAAAAAATCATCCTGATTTTAAAAGAGACAAAAACAATTTGTACACCAACGTTACTGTTGATTTGTACAAGGCAGTACTAGGCGGCGAAATTACCGTAAACACTTTTGACGGAAAAGCAAAACTAAATATAGCTCCGGGAACACAAAACGGAACCAAAGTAAAACTAAAAGGAAAAGGTTTTCCCGTTTACAAAGAAGAAGGTCATTTTGGCGATTTATACATTACATTCCAAATCAAAATCCCCACAAATCTCTCTTCTAAAGAACTTGAATTATTCAATGAACTATCTAAATTAAGAACATCATGAGTACCGAAAACTTTATTCCGATAAACACACTTTGCCAACATTACAAACTGGAAATCGGCTTTTTTAATAATCTCAACGAAAACGGACTAATAGAAATCCAGCTGGTGGATAACATCCAATACATACACAAAGATTCGATTTATGAAATCGAAAAAATAGTGCGCATGCACAAAGAATTAGACGTAAATATTGAAGGGATTGACATTGTTCTAAACTTACTTCAAAAAATTGATGCCCTGCAAACAGAATTACACAAGGTCAGAAACCGTTTATTATTGTACGAAAACTAAATTGAACTTAACAATCTATCAGGCTAAAAAACCAAAAAAAGCAGGAAAGCTAAATCGATTATTTTTTATATTTTGGCAACCAATTAAAAAATAACAAACTGCTATTAATGAAATCCATAAAACAATTTTTAATTCTATTATTCCTAGTTTTTTCGTTTATCCAAACCAATGCTGCCAACCCAAATCCTCCTTTTAATCTGCGAAGTTTTGACAAACAAAATCCTATCGGAACAAACGACAAACCCTACTTTGGATGGTATCTAAGTGATCCCGATACTAACGAAATTCAATCGGCTTACCAGATTATTGTTTCTTCAAGCTTAGCTAATCTAAAAGCGAACAAAGCTGATATTTGGAATAGTAAAAAGACCAATTCCAGAAAACAGAATTATATTTATTTAAATGGTATTACTCTTAAAGCTGCCACTACTTACTATTGGAAAGTACGTTGTTGGGACAAAGATGGAAATGCGAGTTCCTATTCGGCTCCTGCAAATTTCACCACCGGTTTATTAACGAATACGGATTGGGCATCAGCACAATGGATTAAAAGAGATTCTAAAGACAACGACGATTATACTTATTTTAGAAAAAAAACCAGTCTTCCGAACAAAACCATCAAAAAAGCAATCACCTATATTTCTGCCTGCCACAGTTATGAATTGTATGTTAATGGAAAATTTGTTGGAAAAGGATTCAATCATCATTATCCACAATACAGCTATTATAATGCCTGGGATGTTACTGCTTTACTAAAGAAAAACACCGTAAATCTATTGGGCTGTCTTACACACTGGTATGGTGGTGGTCAGGGTCGCGCTACTGGAAGCCGTGGCATGATTTTAAAAACCATTATCGAATATACTGATGGCTCGAAAACCATTATTGGAACCGATAAAAGCTGGAAACAAACACAGGCTTCGCAATGGATTCAAGGACAACCGCAACGTGGTGGCGAAGGCGTAGGTAGAATCGAGTTTGTTGACAACCGAAAAGCTATTGCTAATTGGAACACCGCCAAATTAGACGATTCTAATTGGAACAATGCCATCGAAATTGGTCCACATCCTACTGCTCCATGGACCGGAACTTTACAATCTGATTTAACCCGGGTTATTGAAAAAGAAATCAAACCAACGGCAATAAAAAATCTAGGCAACGGAAAATATATTATTGATTTAGGCAAAATATATGCGGGTAGTTTTAAAATTAATTTTAATGAACGCATTGCCGGAGATACGATTAAAATGTTAGGTGGTTACCAATTAAATGAGGATGGTACTACTGTAAATCCAAAAATGAATCAATCTACCAATTTGTCTTTTAAATACATCCCAAGCGGAAATAATTCCGTTTTCAATCCTCATGTCTATTTTGGGATGCGTTATTTACAAATTGACAATGCTCCAAACGAACTAAATCAAAATAATGTAAGTTTTATTAGTCGTCATTTCGAATTAGATGCAGCGCGTTCTTCATTCGAATCTTCAAATGAGATGCTCAATAAAACCTGGGATTTAATGTCGCACACTTTGATTTTGGGAGCACAGGAAGATTTTGTAGATACTCCTACCAGAGAAAAAGGCGCATTTTTATTAGACAGTTGGTCGCAAGCAGTTCCTGCTATGAGTGTCATGTACGACCGAACGATGAATATGCGTGCTTTGAACCAATTTCTTCAATCTCAAGATCAATATTGGCCAGACGGACGATTGAATGCGGTTTATCCAAATGTAGATGGAGGAAGAGACATTCCTGATTTTACCCAATCTTTTTTAGTTTGGGTTTGGGATTATTACACTCAAACAGCAAATATTGAATTTTTAAAATCCAATTATTCGCGTTTGAAAAAAATTGCCGATTACGTCAGTACTTATAAAAATGACAGCACTGGATTAATTCATAAACTAAAAGGAGGAAAAGGCCCTTATGAATTTGGAATCATCGATTGGCCGGCAACCATGCGTTACGGTTATGATATGAGTGTTGAATCCAGAACAGTTATTGATGCTTATGCTTACGAAGATTTCAATATTATTTCGAAAATTGCCACAGTTTTAGGTAATGAGGCTGACAAAACACTTTACGCCAACAAAGCCGAAGCCATCAAAAAAGCCATAAATACGCATTTAATCAATCAAAATGGGGTTTATATTGACGGAATTACCAATGCTCAAAATGTAAGTACTCATGTTTCGCAACATGCCAATATTCTTCCTTATGCACTGAAAATTGTTCCTGAAACAAATAAAAAACAAGTAATTGATGAAATTAAGAAACAAAAAATGAATATTGGAATGGTTTGTCTTCGGTGGTTACCAGAATCTCTTGGTTTAGCTGATGAAGGAGAACAGCTGATTGATTTATATACCAATACTGAATGGGATGGTTGGGCTAAAACTATTTCTCTTGGAGGAACTGCTACTTGGGAATCATGGGATGCTAATACAACTAACCAAAGCATGTCACATCCTTGGGGAGCAGTTGGATTATTAGGTATGCAAAATTACATTTTAGGAATTACCGCTTTAGCTCCACAACACGAAAAAATCCAAATAAAACCATTATGGTTTGGAAA
Protein-coding sequences here:
- a CDS encoding DnaJ C-terminal domain-containing protein, with the translated sequence MAFIDYYKVLEIDKKATDAEIKKAYRKLARKYHPDINPNDKEAEKKFKEINEANEVLGNTEKRKKYDAYGENWKHAAEYEKANQDQRYYNQSQPHEDFNSYGRDGDDYSDFFESLFGNSSRSRHRKQQYKGTDFSTELSLDLKEVYTTHKRTININGQNIRFTIPAGVENGQTIKITGHGGDGIGGGPKGDLYITFSIKNHPDFKRDKNNLYTNVTVDLYKAVLGGEITVNTFDGKAKLNIAPGTQNGTKVKLKGKGFPVYKEEGHFGDLYITFQIKIPTNLSSKELELFNELSKLRTS
- a CDS encoding chaperone modulator CbpM, with product MSTENFIPINTLCQHYKLEIGFFNNLNENGLIEIQLVDNIQYIHKDSIYEIEKIVRMHKELDVNIEGIDIVLNLLQKIDALQTELHKVRNRLLLYEN
- a CDS encoding family 78 glycoside hydrolase catalytic domain gives rise to the protein MKSIKQFLILLFLVFSFIQTNAANPNPPFNLRSFDKQNPIGTNDKPYFGWYLSDPDTNEIQSAYQIIVSSSLANLKANKADIWNSKKTNSRKQNYIYLNGITLKAATTYYWKVRCWDKDGNASSYSAPANFTTGLLTNTDWASAQWIKRDSKDNDDYTYFRKKTSLPNKTIKKAITYISACHSYELYVNGKFVGKGFNHHYPQYSYYNAWDVTALLKKNTVNLLGCLTHWYGGGQGRATGSRGMILKTIIEYTDGSKTIIGTDKSWKQTQASQWIQGQPQRGGEGVGRIEFVDNRKAIANWNTAKLDDSNWNNAIEIGPHPTAPWTGTLQSDLTRVIEKEIKPTAIKNLGNGKYIIDLGKIYAGSFKINFNERIAGDTIKMLGGYQLNEDGTTVNPKMNQSTNLSFKYIPSGNNSVFNPHVYFGMRYLQIDNAPNELNQNNVSFISRHFELDAARSSFESSNEMLNKTWDLMSHTLILGAQEDFVDTPTREKGAFLLDSWSQAVPAMSVMYDRTMNMRALNQFLQSQDQYWPDGRLNAVYPNVDGGRDIPDFTQSFLVWVWDYYTQTANIEFLKSNYSRLKKIADYVSTYKNDSTGLIHKLKGGKGPYEFGIIDWPATMRYGYDMSVESRTVIDAYAYEDFNIISKIATVLGNEADKTLYANKAEAIKKAINTHLINQNGVYIDGITNAQNVSTHVSQHANILPYALKIVPETNKKQVIDEIKKQKMNIGMVCLRWLPESLGLADEGEQLIDLYTNTEWDGWAKTISLGGTATWESWDANTTNQSMSHPWGAVGLLGMQNYILGITALAPQHEKIQIKPLWFGNKLTSAKGTYTTDKGDIKVDWNYINAEYHLKITIPNNSAAKVYLPKCEKTGTTIKLDNKEVTATEEGNYLYIDNIGSGEHHLER